A DNA window from Tenuifilaceae bacterium CYCD contains the following coding sequences:
- a CDS encoding AMP-binding protein — MISLKKLTIRDIFFRSRMAYSDRPALAFVGSDPISYADMAIIVRNVSGMLNTLGVKKGDKIALLGENSPNWAMAYFSITTIGAVVVPILPDFSATEMEAIIHHSESKVVFVSAKIFNQLNLNNLRGIDAFVLLNNLEPIDEQVAEVDSSMKYTIPQTVVNVDYCDCEFPKPFEDDLAAIIYTSGTTGRPKGVMLSHKNIVSNILSTLMIQDVTDTDRLLSILPLSHTYECTVGFLLPMATGASIYYLDKPPTAAVLIPAMQKIKPTMILVVPLVIEKIYKNKIKPELTATSAKRMLYNFSLTRKLMHKLAASKLKDIFGGELHFFGVGGAKLSYEVERFMFEGKFPYAIGYGMTETAPLLSGCTPKLTRFRCAGYNLPGQEMKILNPNPETGEGEILVKGSNVMVGYYKEPELTESMFVDGWLRTGDLGAFDSHGFIQILGRTKNMILSASGENIYPEEIEALINKNEFVLESMVYEMKGKLVARVHLNKELVEGYYAGMKQSAKDWQHNAEEKSRRVMDDIMAHVNSKVARFARLSAVVEQHEPFEKTPTQKIKRFIYNK, encoded by the coding sequence ATGATTTCATTAAAGAAATTAACCATTCGTGATATTTTCTTTCGCTCACGGATGGCTTACTCCGATCGACCTGCTTTAGCTTTTGTTGGTTCCGATCCAATCTCCTATGCCGATATGGCAATTATAGTGAGGAATGTTTCCGGGATGCTCAACACGCTTGGCGTAAAAAAAGGCGATAAGATTGCGTTGCTAGGAGAGAATAGCCCCAACTGGGCAATGGCATACTTTTCAATTACCACAATCGGGGCTGTTGTGGTGCCGATTTTACCCGATTTTTCTGCAACAGAAATGGAGGCAATTATACACCATAGCGAATCGAAGGTGGTTTTTGTTTCCGCAAAGATTTTCAACCAGTTAAATCTTAATAATCTAAGAGGAATAGATGCATTTGTGCTTTTGAATAACTTAGAGCCTATTGATGAGCAAGTAGCAGAGGTTGACTCATCAATGAAGTATACAATTCCTCAAACTGTAGTTAATGTAGATTATTGCGATTGCGAATTTCCAAAGCCATTCGAGGATGATTTGGCTGCAATAATTTATACCTCGGGAACTACAGGTCGACCTAAAGGAGTGATGCTATCGCATAAGAATATTGTTTCAAATATCCTATCGACATTGATGATTCAGGATGTTACTGATACCGATCGGCTACTTTCTATTTTACCCTTATCGCATACCTATGAATGTACCGTTGGATTCTTACTTCCAATGGCTACTGGTGCATCAATATATTACCTCGATAAGCCTCCTACAGCAGCAGTGCTTATTCCTGCTATGCAGAAGATAAAGCCAACAATGATTCTTGTAGTGCCTTTGGTTATTGAGAAAATCTATAAGAACAAGATAAAACCTGAACTTACAGCAACATCTGCAAAGCGAATGCTTTACAATTTTTCGCTTACGCGGAAGTTGATGCATAAGCTTGCGGCAAGTAAACTTAAAGATATCTTTGGCGGCGAGTTGCATTTCTTTGGAGTGGGTGGTGCAAAATTATCGTATGAGGTTGAGCGTTTCATGTTCGAGGGTAAATTCCCTTACGCAATTGGTTACGGCATGACTGAAACCGCGCCGTTACTATCAGGATGTACACCTAAATTAACAAGGTTTAGATGTGCTGGATATAACCTACCGGGACAGGAAATGAAGATCCTCAACCCTAATCCAGAAACTGGTGAGGGCGAAATCCTAGTAAAAGGTTCGAATGTAATGGTTGGTTACTATAAAGAACCGGAATTGACCGAGTCAATGTTTGTTGATGGCTGGCTTAGAACTGGCGATTTGGGTGCCTTTGATTCGCATGGGTTTATACAAATCTTGGGTCGTACTAAGAATATGATTCTAAGCGCTTCGGGCGAGAATATTTATCCTGAGGAGATTGAGGCGTTGATCAATAAGAATGAGTTTGTGCTTGAATCGATGGTTTATGAAATGAAGGGTAAACTTGTGGCTAGAGTTCATTTGAATAAGGAATTAGTTGAGGGCTACTATGCTGGGATGAAGCAGTCTGCAAAGGATTGGCAGCACAATGCCGAGGAAAAATCTAGGCGTGTTATGGATGATATTATGGCACATGTTAACTCTAAGGTTGCACGTTTTGCAAGACTAAGCGCGGTTGTTGAACAGCATGAACCCTTTGAGAAAACTCCAACACAAAAGATTAAACGGTTTATTTATAATAAGTAA
- a CDS encoding macro domain-containing protein: MKSCIEVVTADITQLNVDVIVNAANTSLLGGGGVDGAIHRAAGSKLLEECRLIGGCPTGEARITKGYNLKAKYIIHTVGPIWRGGINDESLLLRNAYTNSLKLAHDNAIKSIAFPNISTGVYGFPKKLAAEIAVKVVKSFLEKNKYPQKVIFVCFDDENYAIYSGLLGHEV; encoded by the coding sequence ATGAAAAGTTGCATAGAGGTAGTAACGGCTGATATAACTCAGCTTAATGTTGATGTAATTGTTAATGCTGCAAATACAAGTTTGCTTGGTGGTGGTGGGGTTGATGGAGCAATACATAGGGCTGCTGGCTCAAAACTTCTTGAGGAATGCCGATTGATAGGCGGTTGTCCAACCGGAGAGGCACGAATAACAAAAGGCTACAATTTAAAGGCTAAATATATTATACATACTGTTGGCCCAATTTGGCGTGGCGGTATTAACGATGAATCCTTGTTATTGCGGAATGCCTATACCAATAGCCTTAAGTTGGCTCACGATAATGCTATAAAGAGCATTGCCTTCCCAAATATTAGCACGGGTGTATATGGCTTTCCAAAGAAATTGGCAGCGGAGATTGCCGTTAAGGTTGTTAAGTCGTTCCTTGAAAAGAATAAGTATCCCCAAAAGGTGATCTTTGTTTGTTTTGACGACGAGAACTATGCAATATATTCAGGACTATTGGGGCATGAGGTCTGA
- a CDS encoding glycosyl transferase, whose amino-acid sequence MQGKMKFKVAVVILNWNGERFLKQFLPNVISCSRAEGVGVFVADNGSTDGSLALLDNDFKEVIQIRLDRNYGFAEGYNRALQQIDSEYFVLLNSDVEVTEGWLNPLINFMDLHPSAAGCAPKIMDYSRRQYFEYAGAAGGYIDKHGYPFCRGRILSEIEVDNSQYDNISETFWASGACMFVRASMYLKLGGLDDRFFAHMEEIDLCWRFHNNGYSVWCVPASKVFHVGGGTLPNNNPHKLYLNYRNSLYMLHKNLHPSELFGVIFFRLVLDGLSAMAYVATLKFAYVKAVFRAHIHYYRSVKVLNLHRKSTKFLRLQQIPQIYSKSILLQFFLFRHRKFSQLKF is encoded by the coding sequence ATGCAGGGAAAAATGAAGTTTAAGGTTGCCGTTGTTATTCTAAATTGGAATGGAGAACGTTTCCTTAAACAGTTTCTGCCCAATGTTATTAGTTGCTCTAGGGCTGAAGGGGTTGGCGTTTTTGTCGCCGATAATGGTTCTACAGATGGATCTCTTGCTTTACTCGATAACGATTTCAAAGAGGTAATTCAAATTAGGCTTGATCGGAATTATGGATTCGCCGAGGGGTATAACCGTGCCTTACAGCAAATAGATTCGGAGTATTTCGTACTACTTAATTCTGATGTAGAGGTTACCGAAGGATGGCTCAATCCCTTAATCAACTTTATGGATTTGCATCCCAGTGCCGCTGGATGTGCTCCAAAAATAATGGACTATTCCCGGAGACAGTATTTTGAGTATGCCGGTGCTGCTGGTGGGTACATCGATAAACATGGTTATCCTTTCTGTAGAGGTAGAATATTGTCGGAAATCGAGGTCGATAATAGCCAGTATGACAATATTTCTGAGACATTCTGGGCTAGTGGAGCATGCATGTTTGTTAGGGCATCCATGTATCTTAAGTTGGGTGGTTTAGATGATCGATTTTTCGCTCACATGGAAGAGATCGATTTATGCTGGCGTTTTCATAATAATGGTTATAGTGTGTGGTGCGTGCCAGCATCTAAAGTTTTCCATGTAGGAGGAGGAACGTTGCCCAACAATAATCCTCATAAGTTGTACCTGAATTACAGGAATAGCTTATACATGCTACATAAGAATCTTCATCCATCAGAACTTTTTGGTGTTATATTTTTCAGGTTGGTACTCGATGGGTTGTCGGCTATGGCATACGTTGCAACGCTCAAATTTGCATATGTAAAGGCTGTTTTTCGGGCTCACATTCACTACTATAGAAGCGTTAAGGTGTTAAATCTGCATAGAAAAAGTACAAAGTTTTTACGCCTACAACAAATTCCTCAAATCTATAGTAAAAGCATACTTCTTCAGTTTTTCCTTTTCAGGCATAGAAAGTTTTCGCAGCTGAAGTTTTGA
- a CDS encoding flavodoxin: MKVIAVNGSPRKNWNTHMLLEKFLEGAKETGAKIELINLYDIQFKGCTSCFACKLKGNSVSKCVMKDDMERVLQEICECDVLVLGSPIYFTSVTGEMKSFMERLIFPYTSYEGKPSSFGKKINTAFIYTMNAPAFALPLIGYPKLFRYHQKLMKRTFGSSEYLASTSTYQFDDYSKYAMTYFDGKKRLKRRETVFVADCKKAFDLGKKLCLNNRK; encoded by the coding sequence ATGAAAGTTATTGCTGTTAATGGAAGCCCAAGAAAAAATTGGAATACACATATGTTGCTCGAAAAGTTCTTAGAAGGCGCAAAAGAAACAGGAGCGAAAATCGAGCTGATTAATCTTTACGATATTCAATTTAAAGGCTGTACCAGTTGTTTTGCCTGTAAATTAAAAGGAAATTCGGTAAGTAAATGCGTGATGAAAGACGACATGGAACGTGTTTTACAGGAAATATGTGAGTGCGATGTTCTTGTGTTAGGCTCTCCAATTTATTTTACTTCCGTTACGGGAGAAATGAAATCCTTTATGGAGCGCTTAATTTTTCCGTACACCTCTTACGAGGGTAAACCCTCATCCTTTGGGAAAAAAATTAATACAGCATTTATCTATACTATGAATGCTCCTGCCTTTGCTTTACCGCTGATTGGCTATCCTAAACTTTTTAGATATCATCAAAAGTTAATGAAGCGAACTTTTGGTAGTAGTGAGTATTTAGCGTCAACCTCTACATACCAATTTGATGATTATAGTAAATACGCTATGACATACTTCGACGGGAAAAAAAGGCTGAAAAGACGAGAAACCGTATTTGTAGCGGATTGTAAAAAGGCTTTTGATTTAGGAAAAAAACTTTGTTTGAATAATCGAAAATAA
- the murB gene encoding UDP-N-acetylenolpyruvoylglucosamine reductase, with translation MFVIKKNISLKRYNTFGIDVTANYYAKANTVEKVLYAINFASYNKAPIYVLGGGSNILLTANFDGVIINPAVQGIAIVEDMPNDVVLRVGAGVCWDSFVEFCAERDLYGVENLSHIPGNVGASPIQNIGAYGVEAKDTIIKVEGVQVDSRKTVELNNSECRFGYRDSIFKQELKGKVIVTYVWFKLSKNSNLQTNYGNLEDELNRLGDRSLKSVRQAVINIRTAKLPDPAVVGNAGSFFKNPVVEIDHFEGIKKKYPNAPSYPVSESFVKVPAGWLIEQCGWKGKRVGNCGVHANQALVLINYGDATGAEILNLAKSVQDSVETEFGIKLDMEVNVL, from the coding sequence ATGTTTGTAATCAAGAAGAACATATCGCTCAAAAGGTACAATACATTCGGTATCGATGTTACCGCAAATTACTATGCCAAGGCCAATACAGTTGAAAAGGTACTATATGCAATAAATTTTGCATCGTACAACAAAGCTCCAATATACGTGCTTGGTGGTGGTAGCAATATTCTGCTTACAGCAAATTTTGATGGCGTTATTATTAACCCCGCAGTGCAAGGAATTGCCATTGTTGAGGATATGCCTAACGACGTGGTGCTCCGGGTTGGAGCTGGCGTTTGCTGGGATTCGTTTGTGGAGTTTTGTGCTGAGCGAGATCTTTACGGTGTAGAGAATCTCTCGCATATTCCAGGCAATGTAGGCGCCTCGCCTATTCAGAATATTGGTGCGTACGGGGTTGAAGCAAAGGATACTATCATTAAGGTTGAAGGGGTTCAGGTTGATAGCCGTAAGACTGTTGAGCTGAACAACTCGGAATGCCGATTTGGGTACCGCGATAGCATTTTTAAGCAGGAGCTTAAAGGTAAAGTTATTGTTACCTATGTTTGGTTTAAGCTTAGCAAGAATTCCAACTTACAGACCAATTACGGCAACCTAGAGGATGAGCTGAATCGACTTGGCGATCGCTCCCTTAAATCGGTTCGTCAGGCCGTTATTAATATTCGCACGGCAAAACTTCCCGATCCTGCAGTTGTGGGCAATGCGGGCAGTTTCTTTAAGAACCCAGTTGTGGAGATTGACCATTTCGAGGGTATAAAAAAGAAATATCCTAATGCACCATCGTATCCTGTATCGGAGAGTTTTGTTAAGGTTCCGGCTGGTTGGCTAATTGAGCAGTGCGGATGGAAAGGCAAACGGGTTGGAAATTGCGGCGTTCATGCCAACCAGGCGTTGGTACTTATCAACTACGGCGATGCTACCGGCGCCGAGATTCTTAACCTCGCTAAATCGGTACAGGACTCCGTTGAAACCGAATTTGGCATTAAGCTCGATATGGAGGTTAACGTACTTTAA
- the pheT gene encoding phenylalanine--tRNA ligase beta subunit, with product MKISHSWLKQYIDVDLTPEEISKILTSIGLEVEGLEKIETVKGGLEGVVVGEVLTCEKHPDADKLSITTVNVGQVEPLNVVCGAPNVAKGQKVLVATVGTKLYFKDEEIVIKKAKIRGAASEGMICAEDELGVGTSHAGIMVLPNDTKIGTTAREYFQIVDDYQYEIGLTPNRIDAASHFGVARDLMAYLGLHNDAKGANLPNVNDFKVENQLLTIPVEVIASQACPRYSGVTVSGIKVGPSPKWLQDRLKAIGLNPINNVVDVTNYVLHEIGQPLHAFDADVVKGNKVVVRTMPEGTSFVTLDGVERKLHADDLMICNESEPMCIAGVFGGLHSGVTEKTTKVFIESACFNPVSVRKTARRHGLNTDASFRFERGTDVNITIWALKRSAMLIKEVAGGTISSDVIDVYPMPVDKFRVEFNVERAWSLIGKQIPTKTIETILKGLEIDVTSKNGNDWVLAVPTYRVDVLREADVVEDVLRIYGYNNIEMPHKVSSTLSYSRKPDSYQLQNIAADFLTNNHFNEIMCNSLTKAAYYKNLSTLPEQNSVQILNPLSNDLSVLRQTLLFGGLESIQRNTNFRNPDLKLYEFGNCYKFNTDVENPKTPLDRYTENSRLAIWLTGDEDAEHWSQKSDKVNFFNLKSYVHSLLNRFGFDTNSLEHTETSTDIFDYGMVYKTNGGKVVVTFGVVNSNLTKDFDIKADVFFAEIEWEMLLKQSTKNKISYTELPKYPEVRRDLALLIDTAVTYEQVRKLAYAAERKLLKNVNLFDVYQGKNLPEGKKSYAVSFTLQDESKTLTDEQIDRTMKRLIEAYIKDLGAQLR from the coding sequence ATGAAAATTTCACATAGCTGGCTGAAGCAGTATATCGATGTTGATTTAACTCCCGAAGAAATTTCTAAAATACTTACATCCATTGGCCTTGAGGTTGAAGGTTTAGAGAAGATTGAAACCGTTAAAGGCGGACTCGAAGGAGTTGTGGTGGGAGAGGTGCTTACCTGCGAAAAACACCCCGATGCCGATAAACTTAGCATTACCACCGTTAATGTTGGACAGGTTGAGCCTTTGAATGTTGTATGCGGAGCTCCCAATGTTGCAAAGGGCCAAAAGGTTTTAGTAGCAACTGTAGGTACAAAACTTTACTTTAAGGATGAGGAAATTGTAATCAAGAAGGCTAAAATACGTGGTGCTGCTTCGGAAGGGATGATTTGTGCCGAGGATGAACTTGGTGTTGGCACCTCTCATGCAGGTATAATGGTTTTACCAAACGATACAAAAATTGGAACAACCGCTCGCGAGTATTTTCAGATAGTTGATGATTATCAGTACGAGATTGGTTTAACGCCAAACCGTATCGATGCGGCTTCGCATTTTGGTGTTGCTCGCGATTTGATGGCTTATCTTGGTTTGCATAACGATGCAAAGGGCGCAAATCTACCAAATGTCAATGATTTCAAGGTTGAAAACCAATTGTTGACAATTCCTGTGGAGGTTATAGCAAGTCAGGCTTGTCCTCGTTATTCGGGAGTAACTGTGAGCGGTATAAAAGTTGGCCCATCGCCAAAATGGCTACAGGATAGACTTAAAGCTATCGGTTTAAATCCAATCAACAATGTTGTGGATGTTACCAACTATGTCCTACACGAGATTGGACAACCGCTTCACGCTTTCGATGCCGATGTAGTTAAAGGGAATAAGGTTGTTGTTCGAACAATGCCAGAGGGAACATCATTTGTTACTCTCGATGGTGTAGAGCGTAAGCTCCACGCTGACGATTTGATGATTTGTAACGAATCCGAGCCAATGTGTATTGCAGGGGTATTCGGTGGATTACATTCGGGTGTAACCGAGAAAACAACCAAGGTCTTTATTGAGAGCGCCTGCTTTAATCCTGTTTCGGTTCGTAAAACTGCTCGCAGACACGGACTTAATACTGATGCTTCGTTCCGTTTTGAGCGTGGAACCGATGTAAATATCACAATTTGGGCGTTGAAACGCTCTGCAATGCTTATCAAGGAGGTTGCAGGTGGCACAATATCTTCGGATGTTATTGATGTTTATCCAATGCCAGTAGATAAATTCCGCGTTGAGTTTAATGTTGAGCGGGCTTGGAGTTTAATCGGGAAACAAATTCCAACCAAAACTATCGAAACAATTCTTAAAGGGTTGGAGATAGATGTAACCTCAAAGAATGGAAACGATTGGGTTTTGGCAGTCCCAACCTACAGAGTGGATGTTTTACGTGAAGCCGATGTGGTGGAGGATGTTCTTCGAATCTATGGCTACAACAATATTGAAATGCCTCATAAGGTTAGTAGTACATTAAGTTACTCAAGGAAACCCGATTCGTACCAGTTACAGAATATTGCAGCCGATTTCTTGACCAATAATCATTTTAACGAGATTATGTGTAACTCGTTGACCAAGGCGGCTTACTATAAAAATCTCAGCACTTTACCAGAGCAGAACTCTGTTCAAATTCTGAATCCGCTAAGTAACGATTTGAGCGTGTTGCGTCAAACATTGCTATTTGGAGGTTTGGAAAGTATTCAGCGCAATACAAACTTCCGCAACCCCGATTTGAAACTTTACGAATTTGGTAATTGCTATAAGTTCAATACCGATGTTGAGAATCCAAAAACTCCTTTAGATAGATATACCGAGAACTCCCGTTTAGCAATTTGGTTAACAGGCGATGAGGATGCTGAGCATTGGTCGCAAAAATCCGATAAGGTGAACTTCTTTAACCTAAAAAGCTATGTTCACTCATTGCTTAACAGATTTGGATTTGATACCAATTCCTTAGAGCATACCGAGACTTCTACCGATATTTTCGATTACGGAATGGTATACAAAACCAATGGTGGCAAGGTTGTGGTAACCTTTGGTGTTGTAAATAGCAATCTTACCAAAGATTTTGACATTAAGGCCGATGTATTCTTTGCTGAGATAGAGTGGGAGATGCTGTTAAAGCAATCGACTAAGAATAAAATATCGTACACCGAGTTGCCCAAATATCCCGAAGTTCGTCGCGATTTGGCATTACTAATTGATACCGCTGTAACCTATGAGCAAGTTCGTAAACTTGCTTACGCAGCTGAGCGTAAACTGCTCAAAAACGTAAATTTGTTTGATGTTTATCAGGGAAAGAACCTTCCTGAGGGTAAAAAGTCGTATGCGGTTAGCTTTACACTGCAGGATGAGTCGAAAACCTTAACCGATGAGCAAATTGACCGTACAATGAAACGATTAATTGAGGCTTATATAAAGGATTTGGGAGCGCAACTTCGATAG
- a CDS encoding 4-hydroxybenzoate octaprenyltransferase — protein sequence MVTFSPIFLDYLLGIIKYVEMVRQFKNYLSLVKFSHTIFAMPFAFIGFFLAFKQNPENIDYKLFLLVILCMVFARNAAMSFNRLVDRHFDAQNPRTNQREIPKGIITPKASGYFVIANSLLFMATTYFINPLVLVLSPVALFVVLFYSYTKRFTWFCHFVLGIGLSLAPIGAYLSVVGQFNTLPLLYSTIVLFWVSGFDIIYALQDEGFDKSNNLKSIPARFGVKRALWIASILHLVVLFTVILIGIEYHFNIWYWIGATSFIVLLVYQHLIVSPKDLSRVNLAFATTNGVASIIYATFNIIAYLV from the coding sequence ATGGTTACTTTTAGTCCAATATTTTTGGACTATTTGCTCGGTATAATTAAATATGTAGAGATGGTTAGACAGTTTAAGAATTACTTGTCGTTGGTTAAGTTCAGCCATACAATATTTGCAATGCCTTTTGCATTTATTGGTTTTTTCCTAGCCTTTAAGCAGAATCCTGAGAATATCGATTATAAACTCTTTTTACTTGTAATCCTCTGTATGGTTTTTGCTCGAAATGCGGCAATGAGTTTTAACCGATTAGTTGATAGGCATTTTGATGCGCAAAACCCCAGAACAAATCAACGCGAGATACCTAAAGGCATAATAACCCCAAAGGCGTCGGGATATTTTGTTATCGCAAATTCTTTGCTGTTTATGGCAACTACATATTTTATAAACCCGTTGGTTCTGGTGCTATCGCCAGTGGCATTGTTTGTTGTTCTATTTTACAGCTACACAAAGCGATTTACATGGTTTTGCCATTTTGTGCTAGGAATAGGGTTGTCGCTTGCACCCATAGGTGCATACCTGTCGGTTGTGGGACAGTTTAATACGCTTCCTCTGCTGTATTCAACAATTGTGCTTTTCTGGGTGTCGGGATTCGACATTATTTACGCATTGCAGGACGAAGGATTTGATAAAAGCAACAATCTTAAATCGATACCAGCCCGGTTTGGCGTTAAGCGAGCCTTGTGGATTGCCAGTATCCTACATCTTGTTGTACTTTTTACTGTTATACTTATAGGTATTGAATACCATTTTAATATATGGTATTGGATTGGCGCCACTAGTTTCATCGTGCTTTTAGTATATCAGCATTTAATAGTATCGCCAAAGGATTTATCGCGTGTTAATTTGGCTTTTGCCACAACCAATGGCGTTGCAAGTATTATATATGCCACCTTCAATATCATAGCGTACTTGGTTTAA
- the ppa gene encoding inorganic pyrophosphatase, producing the protein MSNKIMDPIGRLMGLRYKSHPWHGVEVGPNSPDILTCFIEMVTTDTVKYEVDKVSGYLKIDRPQKYSNVLPALYGFIPQTLCDENVATLSRGATGRTELKGDGDPLDICVLTEKTITHGNILVQAIPIGGFRMIDGNQADDKIIAVLKDDAVYGHYKDISECPELVVTRLKHYFLTYKDLPGTYRDCEITHIYNAQDAHDVINASLADYRNKFDNLNAILSEYGMMKP; encoded by the coding sequence ATGTCGAACAAAATTATGGATCCCATTGGTAGGCTAATGGGGCTAAGGTATAAATCACATCCTTGGCATGGGGTTGAAGTTGGGCCTAATTCACCTGATATACTAACCTGTTTTATTGAGATGGTTACCACCGATACCGTTAAGTACGAGGTCGATAAGGTGTCGGGGTACCTAAAGATAGACAGACCCCAAAAATACTCCAACGTATTACCCGCGCTCTACGGCTTTATACCCCAAACGCTTTGCGACGAGAATGTTGCAACCCTATCGCGTGGGGCAACGGGACGGACTGAGCTTAAGGGTGATGGCGATCCTCTGGATATTTGCGTGCTTACCGAGAAAACCATTACACACGGGAACATTCTGGTTCAGGCAATTCCCATTGGCGGGTTTAGGATGATTGATGGCAATCAGGCCGACGACAAGATTATTGCAGTTCTTAAGGACGATGCTGTATACGGTCACTACAAGGATATATCGGAATGCCCCGAGCTGGTTGTTACCCGCCTAAAGCACTACTTCCTAACGTATAAGGATTTGCCCGGAACCTATAGGGACTGTGAGATTACTCATATTTACAACGCCCAGGATGCTCATGATGTTATTAACGCCTCGCTGGCCGATTACCGCAACAAGTTCGACAACCTGAATGCCATTCTATCGGAGTACGGGATGATGAAACCGTGA
- a CDS encoding peptidase, with the protein MSLAKLLRVLHRDLSYFLTGMILIYAITGILLNHSKDINPYYIMDVRKVDLKLPSDTLQINIDLVKSKLETLGEFEVKSYYYPQPGTIKVFVKDGTITSNLSEGTALVEKSTRRPIFYQLNMMHKNRPHSWWTWFSDIFAVGLIVVTITGLCLVKGKKGITGRGLIYLIAGIALPLVAMFVFF; encoded by the coding sequence ATGTCATTGGCTAAACTGCTTAGAGTACTACACCGCGATCTCAGCTATTTTCTCACGGGAATGATTCTTATTTATGCTATTACGGGAATCCTACTTAACCATTCAAAGGACATTAATCCGTACTATATTATGGATGTTCGCAAGGTTGATCTAAAACTTCCATCGGACACCCTACAGATTAACATTGATTTGGTGAAGAGCAAACTGGAGACATTGGGCGAATTCGAAGTTAAATCGTATTACTACCCACAACCCGGAACCATAAAGGTTTTTGTAAAGGATGGAACCATAACCTCGAACCTTTCGGAGGGAACCGCCTTGGTTGAGAAGAGTACTCGCCGACCTATATTTTACCAGCTTAACATGATGCACAAGAACCGACCACACAGCTGGTGGACCTGGTTTAGCGATATCTTTGCTGTAGGGTTGATTGTTGTTACTATAACCGGGCTTTGTCTGGTAAAAGGGAAAAAAGGCATTACCGGGCGTGGCTTAATCTACCTTATTGCAGGTATTGCTCTGCCGTTGGTTGCCATGTTTGTTTTCTTTTAA